Proteins encoded by one window of Lathyrus oleraceus cultivar Zhongwan6 chromosome 1, CAAS_Psat_ZW6_1.0, whole genome shotgun sequence:
- the LOC127077519 gene encoding chaperonin-like RBCX protein 1, chloroplastic, which produces MESSSAITLSHLPYVYPAIPNTNRKPTFWPAGKRRNSQLSTRLHCNKMFVPGFGEASPEAKAAQNLHNFFTFVAVKIVAAQLESYNPEAYVELMEFVGKHPLDDGDKFCASMFRESSRHKNLALRIMEVRSSYSQNDFEWDNMKRLAFKMVTESNTRLMRDYVSETSRAETEK; this is translated from the exons ATGGAATCCTCTTCAGCTATAACACTTTCTCATCTTCCTTATGTCTACCCTGCAATACCAAACACCAACAGAAAACCTACTTTTTGGCCAGCTGGCAAGCGAAGGAACTCTCAATTATCCACAAGGTTACATTGTAACAAGATGTTTGTACCTG GATTTGGTGAAGCATCACCGGAAGCAAAGGCTGCTCAAAACCTCCACAATTTCTTCACCTTCGTTGCTGTTAAAATCGTTGCTGCTCAACTTGAG AGCTATAATCCTGAAGCATATGTTGAGCTAATGGAATTTGTGGGTAAACACCCGTTGGATGATGGCGACAAATTCTGCGCCAGTATGTTCAGAGAATCATCAAGACATAAGAACTTAG CCCTACGCATAATGGAG GTGCGATCATCGTACAGCCAAAATGATTTTGAATGGGACAATATGAAGCGCCTAGCTTTTAAG ATGGTCACTGAATCTAACACGAGGCTTATGAGGGACTATGTCTCTGAAACCAGCCGTGCTGAAACCGAGAAGTGA
- the LOC127115842 gene encoding chitin elicitor receptor kinase 1 has protein sequence MITTYPFFLVIILFLLLLISMKTEGTCSSGCNLALASYSIPQGTDLTYISNLFNQQPSEILKHNPNLKNPDIILSQTKINVPFTCECLNGLFLGHTFSYETKHGDTYNAIVHVDYSNLTTEDWVTRVNSYPPTNIPDNVKINVTVNCSCGDRHVSKDYGLFLTYPLRVGDSLKGVAAEYGVPVEVVQRYNPQSDFSAGHGLVFLPAKDEYGNFPPLQLKSGMSKGAIAGIVVGGAFGILLLALILYVLFYRRKKVAQGTLLPVPGASEDQYSQLQHGCGSSLDKASESTTVASPRLTGITVDKSVEFSYEELARATDGFSAANIIGRGGFGSVYYAELRNEKAAIKKMDMQASKEFLAELKVLTHVHHLNLVRLIGYCVEGSLFLVYEYIENGNLSQHLRGTGKDPLSWPGRVQIALDSARGLEYIHEHTVPVYIHRDVKSANILIDKNFRGKVADFGLTKLTEYGSSSLQTRLVGTFGYMPPEYAQYGEVSPKVDVYAFGVVLFELISGKPAIVKTNETENESKGLVALFEEVIVLPDPKEDLGKLVDPRLGENYPIDSVFKMCQLAKACTHENPQLRPSMRSIVVALMTLSSAAEDWDVGSFYENQALVHLMSGR, from the exons ATGATTACCACATATCCATTTTTCTTAGTTATTATTCTCTTTCTATTATTATTGATTAGTATGAAAACGGAAGGAACATGTTCTTCAGGTTGCAACCTAGCTCTAGCTTCCTATTCCATACCTCAAGGAACAGATCTAACATACATAAGCAACCTTTTCAATCAACAACCCTCAGAAATTCTTAAACACAACCCAAACCTTAAAAACCCCGATATTATTCTAAGCCAAACAAAAATCAACGTGCCATTCACGTGCGAGTGTCTCAACGGTTTGTTCTTAGGACACACTTTCTCGTACGAAACGAAACACGGTGACACATACAACGCAATTGTTCATGTTGATTATTCTAACCTTACTACTGAGGATTGGGTTACCAGAGTCAATAGTTATCCACCTACGAATATACCGGATAATGTTAAGATCAATGTTACTGTTAATTGTTCTTGTGGGGATAGACACGTGTCGAAGGATTATGGGTTGTTTTTGACGTATCCACTTCGTGTCGGCGATAGTTTGAAGGGTGTCGCGGCGGAGTATGGTGTGCCGGTGGAGGTGGTGCAGAGGTATAATCCTCAGTCGGATTTTAGTGCTGGACATGGTCTCGTGTTTTTGCCGGCAAAAG ATGAATATGGAAACTTTCCACCACTGCAGCTAAA ATCAG GAATGTCAAAAGGAGCCATTGCTGGCATAGTTGTTGGAGGAGCTTTTGGGATTTTACTTCTGGCACTCATTCTATATGTTTTGTTCTATAGAAGAAAAAAAGTTGCTCAAGGAACACTTCTACCAGTCCCAGGTGCATCCGAAGATCAGTATAGTCAACTCCAACATG GTTGTGGAAGCAGCTTGGATAAGGCATCAGAATCAACTACCGTTGCTTCGCCGAGGTTGACAGGTATTACTGTTGATAAGTCAGTGGAGTTTTCATATGAGGAGTTAGCCAGAGCTACTGACGGTTTTAGCGCGGCGAATATAATTGGTCGAGGTGGCTTTGGATCTGTTTACTATGCCGAGCTTCGAAACGAG AAAGCTGCAATTAAAAAGATGGATATGCAAGCATCAAAAGAATTCCTAGCTGAACTAAAGGTTCTGACACACGTTCATCACTTGAATTTG GTTCGGCTAATTGGATATTGCGTCGAGGGCTCCTTATTTTTGGTTTACGAATACATTGAGAATGGAAATTTAAGTCAACATTTGCGCGGCACAG GGAAGGATCCATTATCATGGCCAGGTAGAGTTCAAATTGCATTAGACTCGGCAAGAGGACTTGAATACATTCATGAGCACACAGTTCCTGTCTACATTCATAGAGATGTTAAATCAGCAAACATTTTGATAGACAAAAACTTTCGTGGAAAG GTTGCGGATTTTGGTTTGACAAAATTGACTGAATATGGCAGTTCCTCGTTACAAACACGCCTTGTCGGGACGTTTGGCTATATGCCTCCTGA ATATGCACAATATGGCGAAGTTTCTCCGAAAGTTGATGTATATGCTTTTGGAGTTGTTTTGTTTGAGCTTATATCTGGGAAGCCGGCTATTGTGAAGACAAACGAGACCGAGAACGAGTCAAAGGGACTAGTTGCACTG TTTGAAGAAGTTATTGTTCTGCCAGACCCAAAAGAAGATCTTGGTAAACTTGTTGATCCTAGGCTTGGTGAAAATTACCCTATCGACTCAGTGTTTAAG ATGTGTCAACTTGCGAAAGCATGTACACATGAAAATCCTCAACTGAGGCCAAGCATGAGATCAATTGTAGTTGCTCTAATGACACTTTCATCTGCAGCTGAGGATTGGGATGTTGGATCATTCTATGAAAACCAAGCATTAGTGCATTTAATGTCTGGGAGGTAg
- the LOC127077551 gene encoding glycosyltransferase BC10, whose translation MAARIVKRRHVSSRLSCKLFILFSVFVFCVVVLVTAALFTLHSNSTKPSIRVSQAFYHGPPKIAFLFLVRRNVPLDFLWGAFFQNGDVSNFSIYVHSAPGFVLDESTSRSHFFYGRQLSNSIQVLWGESSMIQAERLLLSAALEDPANQRFVLLSDSCVPLYNFSYVYNYIMVSPRSFVDSFLDAKEGRYNPKMSPKIPREKWRKGSQWVTLVRNHAEVIVDDEVIFSVFKRYCKRRPPIDIRKGKLNLKLQKQHNCIPDEHYVQTLLALHGLEGELERRTVTYTLWNQSTTKTDNKGWHPITFSYANAGPRKIKEIKDISHVYYETEYRTEWCHSNSTSVPCFLFARKFSRGAAMRLLSDEVIGHIELSALLGNDL comes from the exons ATGGCGGCAAGAATTGTCAAGAGACGCCACGTGTCAAGTAGGTTAAGCTGCAAGCTGTTCATCCTCTTCTCCGTTTTCGTCTTCTGCGTCGTCGTTTTAGTCACCGCTGCTCTCTTCACTCTTCACTCCAATTCTACCAAACCCTCAATTCGAGTTTCTCAAGCTTTCTATCATGGTCCTCCCAAAATCGCTTTCTTGTTCCTCGTTCGCCGCAATGTTCCGCTTGATTTTCTTTGGGGGGCTTTCTTTCAG AACGGTGACGTTTCGAATTTCTCGATATATGTTCATTCAGCGCCAGGGTTTGTGTTGGATGAGTCTACTAGCAGGTCTCACTTCTTTTACGGTCGTCAACTCAGCAATAGCATTCAG GTTTTATGGGGGGAATCAAGTATGATTCAGGCTGAAAGGCTGTTATTGTCGGCGGCTTTGGAAGACCCTGCAAATCAAAGATTTGTTCTTCTCTCGGATAG CTGTGTTCCTCTGTACAACTTTTCCTATGTGTACAATTATATCATGGTTTCTCCAAGGAGTTTTGTGGACAG CTTTCTAGATGCGAAAGAGGGTCGCTACAACCCTAAAATGTCACCTAAGATACCAAGGGAAAAATGGCGTAAAGGGTCCCAG TGGGTCACCTTAGTTCGTAACCATGCAGAAGTGATTGTTGATGATGAAGTTATCTTCTCTGTCTTTAAAAGATACTGTAAG AGGCGTCCACCAATTGATATCAGAAAGGGAAAGCTGAATCTT AAACTTCAGAAGCAGCACAACTGTATTCCAGATGAGCACTATGTGCAGACATTGCTTGCA CTGCACGGCCTTGAAGGTGAACTTGAGCGCAGAACAGTGACCTATACCTTGTGGAACCAGTCGACAACAAAAACAGATAATAAAGGCTGGCATCCTATTACCTTCAGCTATGCAAATGCTGGTCCTCGAAAGATAAAGGAAATAAAG GACATCAGCCATGTTTATTATGAGACCGAGTACCGGACAGAATGGTGTCACAGCAATTCAACCTCTGTTCCATGTTTTTTGTTTGCTAGGAAATTCTCTCGGGGAGCAGCTATGCGCTTGTTGAGCGATGAAGTTATTGGCCACATTGAACTTTCTGCATTACTAGGCAATGACCTTTGA
- the LOC127077567 gene encoding uncharacterized protein LOC127077567, which produces MNRRQQRAFKVLFWIMGICLTCYLAGPPLLWTLHDTFSSDSSSSCPPCHCDCSLQSLLSIPEGLGNNSILECMRQDPEVSEEAGKSFTDLLSEELKQKESEAEEKQRRADILLLESKKVASQYQKEADKCNSGMETCEEARERAETTLENQMKETALWELRARQRGWKPSGKKALARF; this is translated from the exons ATGAATAGAAGGCAGCAAAGGGCATTCAAAGTGTTGTTTTGGATTATGGGAATCTGTCTAACATGTTATCTTGCAGGACCACCTTTGTTATGGACTCTCCACGACACCTTCAGttctgattcttcttcttcttgtcCTCCTTGTCATTGTGATTGTTCTCTTCAATCCCTTCTTTCCATCCCAGAAG GATTGGGCAACAATTCTATTTTAG AATGCATGAGGCAGGATCCAGAGGTGAGTGAAGAAGCAGGGAAGAGTTTTACAGATCTTTTGTCTGAAGAGTTAAAGCAAAAAGAAAGTGAAGCTGAAGAAAAGCAAAGACGTGCTGATATATTACTGTTAGAGTCTAAGAAAGTAGCTTCACAGTATCAAAAGGAAGCTGATAAATGCAATTCAGGAATGGAGACATGTGAGGAAGCTAGGGAAAGAGCTGAAACGACACTTGAAAATCAGATGAAAGAAACTGCTTTGTGGGAACTTAGAGCTCGCCAAAGAGGATGGAAACCTTCAGGAAAGAAAGCTCTAGCCCGGTTTTGA